In the genome of Limnobaculum zhutongyuii, one region contains:
- a CDS encoding YggL 50S ribosome-binding family protein: MAHQRSRRLRKKMRIDEFQEIGFLISWAFPEGTVVEKIDATIDNFINDVFEAHDLSFEGGGYLKWDGLVCLQKIGKCTEEHRGIVTNWLEDKGMLDVKASELMDINYYEE; the protein is encoded by the coding sequence ATGGCACATCAACGTAGTCGTCGTTTACGTAAAAAAATGCGTATCGATGAGTTTCAGGAAATCGGATTTTTAATCAGTTGGGCATTTCCTGAAGGAACCGTAGTTGAGAAGATCGACGCAACAATTGATAACTTTATCAACGACGTGTTTGAAGCCCACGACCTCTCCTTTGAGGGCGGCGGCTATCTGAAGTGGGATGGTCTGGTATGCTTGCAAAAGATCGGTAAATGTACCGAAGAGCATCGTGGCATCGTGACGAACTGGCTGGAAGACAAAGGCATGCTGGATGTGAAAGCCAGTGAGCTGATGGATATTAACTATTACGAAGAGTAA